Proteins encoded by one window of Erysipelothrix rhusiopathiae:
- a CDS encoding DUF4240 domain-containing protein encodes MNQNNFWAIIASIRNQSQNDDALFYFLFQKNVKNMAPQDLENFNLYFYGYLEALNESVWPIMLCQVVNDSIEYDTVRNFNLWVLSQGYGAYCTALDNPDMLGDVVTYIPYKNAQFPQLIDVVGERGYGDIRVETPNYYRNLKWGNYKNTEHALLDISNVLPRMNSAMELYGMKNLSSEDVEKLLKKWGVNTNFFAEYKNSKEASKFTEIARNVCTEYFDIQESLHEIVELLTIQAHHLFYCAVNPFTHTSRIVRFNIDTKKKNDIYKSTCITKVTYVDRNQEFLVFFVDHGYENQSCEDMYLIYNINANTINRVKPQLSEPMTLLNKAILIEKDLYFCAKTNDSKSYDIYRYSTLTHTTFKMILNAGMLTRYEDTFIFGKINASDKVHFVRGIYEFSIEREQIITHNSNIFYNEVSIHGKEGIFGLREGLHVWLNCFDFESHKMCPLEFDDVIPLVYNERMLVGWMRVESGQKLVIIDRSTKKLYSLEKGVIYAFDENHLDWISTDSYQKSIKINHLLY; translated from the coding sequence ATGAATCAAAATAATTTTTGGGCAATTATTGCATCCATTCGAAATCAAAGTCAGAATGATGATGCGTTGTTTTATTTCCTTTTCCAAAAAAATGTTAAAAACATGGCTCCCCAAGATTTAGAAAATTTTAACTTATATTTTTATGGATATCTCGAAGCCTTAAATGAGAGTGTTTGGCCCATCATGCTCTGTCAAGTCGTGAATGACTCAATTGAGTATGATACCGTTCGAAACTTTAACTTATGGGTTTTAAGTCAAGGCTACGGTGCTTATTGTACTGCCTTAGATAATCCAGATATGTTGGGAGATGTGGTAACATATATTCCATATAAAAATGCACAATTCCCACAGTTAATTGATGTTGTGGGAGAAAGAGGATATGGTGACATAAGGGTTGAGACACCAAACTATTATCGTAATCTAAAATGGGGAAACTACAAAAACACAGAACATGCGTTACTGGATATTTCAAATGTCCTTCCACGTATGAATTCAGCGATGGAACTTTATGGTATGAAAAATTTATCCTCGGAAGATGTAGAGAAGTTACTTAAAAAATGGGGTGTTAATACTAATTTTTTTGCAGAATATAAAAATAGTAAGGAAGCATCAAAGTTTACTGAGATAGCTAGGAATGTATGTACTGAATATTTTGATATCCAAGAATCGCTCCATGAAATTGTGGAACTTTTGACGATTCAAGCGCACCACTTGTTTTACTGTGCAGTTAATCCATTTACCCATACAAGTAGAATCGTTCGTTTTAATATTGATACCAAGAAAAAAAATGATATTTATAAATCGACATGTATTACAAAAGTCACTTACGTCGACCGCAACCAAGAGTTTCTTGTTTTTTTTGTTGATCATGGCTATGAGAATCAAAGCTGTGAAGATATGTATTTGATTTACAATATAAATGCCAATACGATTAATCGGGTAAAACCACAGTTAAGTGAGCCAATGACATTACTGAATAAGGCAATTTTGATTGAAAAAGATTTATATTTTTGTGCTAAAACCAATGATTCAAAGTCATATGATATTTATCGATACAGTACGTTAACACACACAACATTTAAAATGATTTTAAATGCAGGGATGTTGACTCGGTATGAGGATACATTTATATTCGGAAAAATAAATGCTTCGGACAAAGTTCACTTTGTTCGTGGTATCTATGAATTTTCAATCGAGCGCGAGCAAATTATTACCCACAATTCAAACATATTTTACAATGAAGTTTCTATCCATGGAAAAGAAGGCATTTTTGGTTTGAGAGAAGGACTTCACGTCTGGTTGAATTGCTTCGATTTTGAAAGTCATAAAATGTGTCCCCTCGAATTTGATGATGTCATCCCACTTGTCTATAATGAGCGTATGTTGGTTGGATGGATGCGTGTTGAAAGTGGACAGAAGCTTGTAATCATTGATCGGTCTACGAAAAAATTATATAGTTTAGAAAAAGGGGTTATTTATGCTTTTGATGAGAATCATTTAGATTGGATAAGTACGGATTCCTATCAAAAATCAATAAAGATAAATCATCTGTTGTATTAA
- a CDS encoding sensor histidine kinase has product MKHSKSSFLFGIALSIGYVVIIAYYVINLSNLPAQYRLEESKAVEKIEAEVSKSVDDYALTKENHFGTLAARYPLDLLVIENQKTIYQSSIALDDRNFFDIVSSKAVLYEAKGNLNSHEDDYQFFIRLYNFPDDIYLMPFLAKQIIILSFSFIIITLAFFFIMNSLIQPLKKAKVSLEHLQNYEFDQIKASDDVINQRLSNVSSQIDNAMIQASHRYTDFEKDLEISRQRLNNALVVSRSFVHDLKTPVHQQLMINELVIDNTNPSDTPSSVASMNIKHSTKLMERINEILKVLNQDNLTLEKNISNFDLIALTYTTLRSFGQSFSKKALMIDIDGPESLNIESNKVILQLLIHNLMSNIGHYALPESTVFISIRELSHSVEMIYENESSLKNLDRMKKSEFLFNVLNEDKEHQHSSGNGLFLIKDLANLAHGSYNLKTNNKNVFITITLPKERGEHDEETH; this is encoded by the coding sequence ATGAAGCATAGTAAAAGTAGCTTTCTTTTCGGAATCGCGCTCTCTATAGGCTATGTCGTTATAATAGCCTATTATGTTATAAATCTCAGCAACCTCCCTGCTCAATACCGGCTAGAGGAGTCTAAAGCTGTCGAAAAAATTGAAGCTGAAGTCAGCAAATCTGTTGATGATTATGCATTAACGAAAGAGAATCACTTTGGGACTCTTGCAGCACGGTATCCTCTTGATCTTCTTGTAATTGAGAATCAGAAAACCATCTATCAATCTTCAATAGCACTTGATGATAGAAATTTCTTCGACATTGTTTCTTCAAAAGCAGTATTATACGAAGCGAAAGGCAACTTGAATTCTCACGAAGATGATTATCAATTTTTTATACGTTTGTATAATTTCCCTGACGATATATATTTAATGCCTTTTCTAGCAAAACAAATAATTATTCTAAGCTTCTCGTTCATCATAATTACATTAGCATTTTTCTTTATTATGAATTCGCTTATACAACCATTAAAGAAAGCAAAAGTATCGCTCGAGCATCTTCAAAATTACGAATTTGATCAAATCAAAGCCAGTGATGATGTGATCAATCAACGTCTTTCTAATGTCTCATCTCAAATTGATAATGCAATGATACAAGCGTCACACCGTTATACTGACTTTGAAAAAGATTTAGAAATTAGTCGTCAACGTTTAAACAACGCTTTAGTTGTTTCACGTTCTTTCGTTCACGATTTAAAAACACCGGTGCACCAACAGTTGATGATTAATGAACTGGTAATTGATAACACTAATCCATCAGATACTCCATCATCTGTTGCGTCTATGAACATAAAACATAGCACCAAACTCATGGAACGTATTAATGAAATTCTAAAAGTATTAAACCAAGATAATCTTACACTGGAAAAAAATATTTCAAATTTTGATTTAATCGCATTAACTTATACAACCTTACGTTCTTTCGGACAAAGCTTTTCAAAGAAAGCTTTAATGATTGACATTGATGGGCCCGAATCGTTAAATATTGAATCCAATAAAGTTATTTTACAATTGTTGATTCATAATTTAATGTCGAATATCGGACATTACGCACTCCCTGAATCAACCGTTTTCATTTCTATTCGCGAACTTTCTCACTCGGTCGAAATGATTTATGAAAATGAAAGCAGTCTTAAGAATCTCGATCGCATGAAGAAATCCGAATTTCTATTTAACGTTCTAAATGAAGATAAAGAGCATCAACACAGTAGTGGAAATGGTCTCTTCCTAATTAAAGATCTCGCAAATTTGGCTCATGGATCATACAACCTCAAAACTAATAATAAGAATGTATTTATTACAATTACACTTCCAAAAGAACGTGGAGAACATGATGAAGAAACTCACTAG
- a CDS encoding response regulator transcription factor — protein sequence MKKILFVEDDVEYSDFLKEKLEKVPYDVDCVYSGIDAMESLALNHYDLLLTDLELDVINGLRLVEASRKMSPGTRSIILTGKPSNSTELESLRLHTDLYIEKSKSLKVVLQYIANILDREEVPITHIKFLASSIENIMMDLRLRSVYKDNVEHHLTPTEFGLLEYFLSHKSELITREDLLRAVWAEEPTPENIRKVDVHLKNLRTKMNIFSIVTVRGCGYKWNEA from the coding sequence ATGAAAAAAATATTATTTGTTGAAGATGATGTTGAATATTCTGATTTTCTAAAAGAAAAGCTTGAGAAAGTTCCTTATGATGTGGATTGTGTCTACAGTGGAATTGATGCAATGGAAAGTTTAGCTTTAAATCATTATGATTTATTACTAACTGACCTTGAATTAGATGTGATTAATGGTTTACGTCTTGTTGAGGCATCACGAAAAATGTCGCCAGGTACACGTTCAATTATTTTAACTGGAAAACCAAGCAACAGTACCGAACTCGAATCACTCAGACTTCATACAGATTTATATATTGAAAAATCAAAAAGCTTAAAGGTAGTTCTTCAGTATATTGCGAATATTTTAGATCGTGAAGAAGTCCCTATCACACACATCAAATTTTTAGCATCAAGCATTGAAAATATCATGATGGATTTGCGTCTTAGAAGTGTTTACAAAGACAATGTAGAACATCATTTAACCCCTACTGAATTCGGTCTTCTTGAATACTTTTTAAGTCATAAGTCTGAATTAATCACGCGCGAAGATTTACTTAGAGCTGTATGGGCTGAGGAGCCTACTCCTGAAAACATTCGTAAGGTTGATGTACATTTGAAGAACTTGCGAACCAAAATGAATATTTTTTCAATTGTCACAGTCCGAGGATGTGGCTATAAGTGGAATGAAGCATAG
- a CDS encoding GNAT family N-acetyltransferase, which yields MNIEKKWFQDLTKEELFEMYRLRIDVFVVEQECAYQEIDDFDLTALHVFARDDAGVLVGYGRVYDAGDFNTFGRVLILPKLRNQALGSILVQTLIDTIKTTLKDKPIQIHAIASLKNFYEKRGFKAIGPIVVEDGIEHIDMEYCA from the coding sequence ATGAATATTGAGAAGAAATGGTTTCAAGATTTAACGAAAGAAGAGTTGTTTGAGATGTATCGCTTACGTATTGATGTTTTTGTGGTTGAACAAGAATGTGCTTATCAAGAGATCGATGATTTTGATTTAACGGCACTTCATGTTTTTGCTCGGGATGATGCAGGCGTTTTAGTCGGTTATGGGCGTGTTTATGACGCGGGTGACTTCAATACCTTCGGACGTGTTTTAATCTTGCCTAAACTGCGTAATCAAGCTCTGGGCTCAATTCTCGTTCAAACGCTAATTGATACCATCAAGACAACCCTCAAAGATAAACCGATACAAATTCATGCAATCGCATCCCTTAAAAACTTTTATGAGAAAAGAGGGTTTAAAGCCATTGGACCCATCGTCGTTGAAGATGGAATTGAACACATTGATATGGAATATTGTGCTTAG
- a CDS encoding acyltransferase family protein, translated as MTTLKQRYLWIDNFKGILIMLVVFGHGFEFLRHDFKSLQFIYNLIYMIHMPAFVFISGYLSKNIQKGRNDAFRNFFIPFFIFNTLWALLKMLPIGMQTSDSLPIFSFLTPGWAMWFLLAMFIWKLLLPSLLQVKDIFALSLFIGVIGGLFTEFGDYLTLSRVLVFLPYFLAGYFTSHQTIEEIQSQPKRYPFLVLTLLIIAAYLYTFILKLPAEFLWGDRSYHELFSTMGYPMLLALVRYGLGFMGIYVLLNLVPDRKTPFKRFGKNSLNIYMFHTYLLVLMAPITFNLDNLYLRLLLVLSWCGVILYTLSNKRIVSYYDRFLFYIYRRLFRPQDQ; from the coding sequence ATGACTACACTTAAACAACGATACCTTTGGATCGATAATTTCAAAGGAATACTTATTATGCTGGTCGTATTTGGACATGGATTTGAATTTTTACGTCATGACTTCAAGAGTCTTCAGTTCATCTATAATCTCATCTATATGATTCATATGCCTGCCTTTGTATTTATTTCAGGGTATCTTTCTAAAAATATTCAAAAGGGACGTAATGATGCATTTCGCAACTTCTTTATTCCATTCTTTATTTTTAATACACTTTGGGCTTTGTTGAAGATGCTTCCAATTGGAATGCAAACTTCAGATTCATTACCTATTTTTAGTTTTCTAACACCCGGATGGGCAATGTGGTTTCTTCTTGCTATGTTTATTTGGAAGTTACTTTTACCATCATTGCTTCAAGTCAAAGATATCTTTGCTTTAAGCTTATTTATTGGCGTTATCGGAGGTCTTTTCACAGAGTTTGGGGACTATTTAACCCTGTCTCGTGTTCTTGTCTTCTTGCCCTATTTTCTTGCAGGGTATTTCACCTCACATCAAACTATTGAGGAAATCCAGTCACAACCAAAACGTTATCCTTTCCTTGTACTTACATTACTAATCATTGCGGCATATCTCTATACCTTTATCCTCAAACTTCCAGCGGAGTTTCTATGGGGAGATCGTTCGTATCATGAACTCTTTTCCACAATGGGATATCCAATGCTTTTAGCCTTAGTGCGTTATGGTCTTGGTTTTATGGGTATTTATGTTCTCCTCAATCTTGTGCCAGACCGTAAGACACCTTTTAAACGCTTTGGGAAGAACTCTTTAAATATCTATATGTTTCATACATATCTACTCGTACTAATGGCTCCGATTACATTTAACCTTGATAATCTCTATCTAAGACTTCTTCTTGTTTTAAGTTGGTGTGGTGTAATTCTTTATACACTCTCAAACAAACGTATTGTATCTTATTATGATCGATTCTTATTCTATATTTATCGGCGTCTCTTTAGACCTCAGGACCAATAA
- a CDS encoding YhcH/YjgK/YiaL family protein, producing MIYDRISNAHLYLGLSSELDEVLKDIQTTISEPSSTLIKNFINFETGLEEEKSYELHRDYFDVHVILEGTEYFKMTHKDQLIHQTDYDEAGDILFGDCETHCTKGSLPPKSFVVFFEHEAHKVGYDLVGNNPISKIVYKVRV from the coding sequence ATGATCTACGACCGTATCAGTAATGCACATTTATACCTTGGTTTAAGCTCAGAACTGGATGAGGTATTGAAGGATATACAGACAACGATTTCTGAGCCCTCATCAACTTTAATTAAAAACTTCATTAATTTTGAGACCGGTCTTGAAGAAGAAAAGTCTTATGAATTACATCGTGATTATTTTGATGTACATGTCATTTTAGAGGGTACCGAATATTTTAAAATGACACACAAGGATCAACTCATTCATCAAACCGACTATGATGAAGCAGGTGATATTTTGTTTGGAGATTGCGAAACACATTGTACTAAAGGTTCTCTACCACCCAAGAGTTTTGTTGTTTTCTTTGAGCATGAAGCACATAAGGTGGGTTATGACCTCGTAGGTAATAATCCCATTTCTAAAATTGTCTATAAGGTTCGTGTTTAA
- a CDS encoding sulfurtransferase TusA family protein codes for MKRIDCLGEICPYPMLLLQKEYDALCSGESVLLITDHHCTLSAVGVYCDAQGFRYSPDEVIPGVWEITITAKQ; via the coding sequence ATGAAACGGATTGATTGTTTAGGCGAAATTTGTCCTTACCCAATGCTTTTACTCCAAAAAGAATATGATGCCTTATGTTCTGGAGAGTCTGTTTTATTGATTACAGATCATCATTGTACTTTATCTGCCGTTGGTGTTTATTGTGATGCGCAGGGGTTTCGTTACAGCCCTGATGAGGTAATACCTGGTGTGTGGGAAATTACGATTACCGCAAAACAATAA
- the mltG gene encoding endolytic transglycosylase MltG, giving the protein MKDLEKKQRYVYLAALMMLLFIVFVRGGARIKMSHDTLRKPATSESDVIVFLVTSDNTLDTIAERLEGQGIVRSKKFFNKTIQRSTTQNIKPGNYFLDRSSTYEELATQLTNPENKVGREVDITFLPNDWAKDFAFKIGNITNLKADDILSAWSDSVYLKSLSKDYPFLTEAVLNPSLNVGLEGYLTPETYRFFTQTTVDAVTRRLLDQTLAFYQEHKALFETQKLKIHEIYTLASIINFETENFDDMKRVSGVFYNRLQSEMPLQSSVTVCYALYEYETWQQCESNTDIDSKFNTYQHLGLPIGPVMNPSQNALLAAMEPERHQYYYFVGDMKHHDVYFAETLSEHEYNVETYVDPYR; this is encoded by the coding sequence ATGAAAGATTTAGAGAAGAAACAACGTTATGTTTATCTCGCAGCATTGATGATGCTGCTTTTTATTGTATTTGTTAGAGGTGGGGCACGTATTAAAATGAGTCACGATACGTTGCGAAAGCCAGCGACGTCTGAATCGGATGTGATTGTGTTTCTGGTTACATCTGATAATACCCTGGATACCATTGCTGAGCGTCTTGAAGGGCAAGGGATAGTCCGTTCAAAAAAATTTTTCAATAAAACAATCCAACGATCCACAACGCAAAACATTAAGCCAGGAAATTATTTTTTAGATCGTTCATCAACCTATGAGGAACTTGCAACCCAATTAACCAATCCAGAAAACAAAGTTGGACGCGAAGTTGATATCACATTTCTCCCAAATGATTGGGCTAAAGATTTTGCGTTTAAAATTGGGAACATTACCAACCTCAAAGCAGATGATATTTTATCGGCTTGGAGTGATTCAGTGTACTTAAAATCCCTAAGCAAGGACTATCCGTTTTTAACTGAAGCTGTATTAAACCCCTCGTTAAATGTTGGTTTAGAAGGGTATCTTACCCCTGAAACCTATCGTTTCTTTACTCAAACAACCGTCGATGCGGTTACGCGAAGACTTTTAGACCAAACCCTTGCGTTTTACCAAGAACATAAAGCTTTATTTGAGACTCAAAAACTCAAGATCCATGAAATCTATACACTGGCTTCAATTATTAATTTTGAAACCGAAAATTTTGATGATATGAAACGGGTCTCCGGTGTATTTTATAATCGACTCCAATCGGAAATGCCCTTGCAATCCAGTGTTACCGTCTGTTATGCATTGTATGAATATGAAACCTGGCAACAATGTGAATCGAATACAGATATTGATTCTAAATTTAATACATATCAACATTTGGGACTTCCTATTGGTCCGGTTATGAATCCATCTCAAAATGCACTCTTAGCTGCAATGGAACCGGAAAGACACCAGTATTATTATTTTGTTGGTGATATGAAACATCATGATGTTTATTTTGCGGAAACGTTATCAGAACATGAGTATAATGTGGAAACATATGTTGATCCCTATCGATAA
- a CDS encoding LysR family transcriptional regulator codes for MNISFYRAFVDVAKYKSITRAAELANISQPALSQQIKAMETHLDCTLFERTHKGVALTDEGEVVLKYATRLISCHDKMIKEVENLKHDKNHRINIMATPIVYAYALPCTIHSIKENFESYDLEMKAASSIEIENQIVEGKADIGFIIGTPLDESLYCRPLIQDPYYLVASTDLDVPDTLTVEELYEYQVLMLKKSQKCRQLLSQQLEKCHVDESRLRIPYELDTTESIKTSTVRGFGLAFLPYMSIKKEVYNKQLKIIKLEGFEFMSEYHLIRKNITDENMEEHLEIMHYIEDQVDATKC; via the coding sequence ATGAATATTAGTTTTTATCGGGCATTTGTAGATGTCGCAAAATATAAAAGCATCACACGTGCTGCGGAACTTGCGAATATCTCTCAACCCGCATTGAGTCAACAAATCAAAGCAATGGAAACCCACCTTGACTGTACGCTTTTTGAACGGACCCACAAAGGGGTGGCGCTCACGGATGAAGGCGAAGTCGTTTTAAAATATGCAACACGATTGATTTCATGTCACGATAAAATGATCAAAGAAGTCGAAAACCTTAAACATGATAAAAATCATCGCATCAATATCATGGCAACACCAATTGTATATGCTTATGCCCTTCCTTGCACCATCCACAGCATTAAAGAAAATTTTGAATCCTATGATTTAGAAATGAAAGCCGCGTCCAGTATTGAAATTGAAAATCAAATTGTAGAAGGAAAGGCAGACATCGGTTTTATCATTGGAACGCCTCTTGATGAATCCCTTTATTGCCGTCCTTTAATTCAAGATCCATACTACCTGGTCGCAAGTACGGATTTAGATGTTCCAGATACCTTAACGGTCGAAGAACTTTATGAATATCAAGTATTGATGTTGAAGAAGTCCCAGAAGTGCCGTCAGTTACTCAGCCAACAACTTGAGAAATGTCATGTTGATGAATCAAGATTACGCATCCCTTATGAATTGGATACAACTGAATCCATTAAAACATCAACCGTGCGTGGATTCGGCCTGGCATTCTTGCCTTACATGTCTATTAAAAAAGAAGTTTATAATAAACAACTTAAAATTATTAAACTTGAAGGATTTGAGTTTATGTCAGAGTACCATCTCATCCGTAAAAATATTACAGACGAAAATATGGAAGAACACCTAGAAATTATGCACTATATTGAAGATCAAGTTGATGCGACGAAGTGTTAG